The DNA region ggctattcaacccctcttctagccggccaaccggGGTCCTACAAGGAGTCGTCATAGATTTCGAaccaattaaaaaaaacaaagtattagcatttgttttcttttactttctaTTTTCACTCCATTATTTTGATCGATTGTTTTATGAAATAGTGAAAAATATGAGCGTTATTCAACCCTCTCTAgtctctagcgcttttgatcctacACATTCAtgtttagggatgtaaatgagccgagccgagccaagcttaatttggggtgttcaaacttgtttgataagataaccgagccgagccgagccgagccgagccgagccgagccaagcttaaaatgaaccaagcttttgaaatgattgttcaagcttggcttgacttatttaacattgtttacgaacgttattcatgaatattaaaaagatgaacacatatgtgttcaaatttatttatttagtttaacaaactattcaaatttatttatttaattaatcttatgtatattaaataaatataaataaatttttatcaagtaaaatattaaatttattcaagAATGCATGATTCATTTatcattataattatatttatatttatatttatatttataattataattgctAGATGCTATAACGTCAAATTTGTCATGTTATAACAATtaagatttaatataaatatatcatattgatATAACTGCATAACTGATTTAGTTTTAATGTCTAGTAATATATCTGAGGATAGTTACGTTATTTTAGGACAGATGGGATGTACTTTTGATTAGAAAACCCCATATATGATGATTAGAAAAAACAAAGGCGCTCCCAACAAACTTTAATGATCACTTTGCTCGAAACTTTAAGAAAAAGATAGAAAGACAGAAAGAAAACGAAACGTTTTTGCCTGAAAAAAGTGGTGCAGTTTCAGTAAAGTATATGAACGACTGATCAGGCAACATGAAGACAATGTCTGCACGCTTCAGAGCTCCTGAGAAGAACTGCAATCGCCAGTGCAACAACTTGATGCTTCACTTTTTCTTCGAAGAGCTTCGCCGTTGAATCGCGAGAGAACGGAATTAATGGCTCGATCAGGATTCGTTTCGTCAACTAGGTTTCTGGACTGCAAGCTTTTTCTCCCCTGCGTCAATGGCGGGTGGCGAGGACACGCTCTATTGCCAGAATCCATGCAGGAGTAACTCTTCATTAATGCGCCAACGTCGACGACCTCTGTTACCGCTCTGTTACCGCCACGTTGATGCGTCTCCGCGCCGCTCATTGGAAACAACCACCGCGCACTTCATAGACACCTTTGCCCTCATAGTTcaactaattattttttttcttattttaactCTAATAGtttaaaatattacattttaCTACTCATAATGTACAAAATGTAATTAAGATACTATTGATTTTACCTTCTTAATGTCAATTTCCTTTGATAAAATGCTCTATTTTAGAGTaacttaaaatataatttttaaaataaacagaaaaaaatttaatagtaaaataaaaatatttaaaaactaaatgttcaagaatatttttcaaaattattttataaaatataaggTAAAcaatgaaatattttgaaatatgaGGATGAAATTTAAAATCCAGATAAAGTATAGGGGCAAAATGAATTTCTCTATGTTATATGTGTATATCTATAAAGCATTCTGCGTTCAGCTTCTTCCTCCCAGACTGGTTGATCCAGTAAGCTTCTTCGATGGCGGATCATGACGCAGAAATCCTCCGAGAGCTCGAAACTCTGAACAGATCGCTCTCCAAGACTCTCAGTTCCCGCCGCGCTGCCTCGCTCGTCCTGCCCCGCTCCTCCAACACAACATCTGCCCGCGGGGTGTACGCAGGCGGACCTCAGATCGTCGGAGAAGCCTCTCGGTACGACCTTGGAAGCTTCTCCTCCCGAAAAGAGTCTCCCTCTGCCTGGCTCGCACTCGGACGGAAAACCCCACACGGCGTGCCTGGGAAGGGTGAGGAACCGACCGAGTCCAGCGAGAGGCGGCGGGGGATATGGAACTGGAAGCCTGTGCGCGCTCTGGCTCACTTCTCCATGCGCCGAGTAGTATGCCTCTTCTCCGTCGAGGTCGTCGCGCTCCGGAGTCTGCCGGACTCAGCCGACGGGCTCCGCCTCTCTGTCTCCGTCCGGAAGAAGGAGACGAAAGACGGGTCCCTCCAGACGATGCCCGCCCGGGCGGCGCAGGGCCGAGCCGAGTTCGAAGAGACTCTGTTCCTCCGGTGCCACCTCTACTACGCCGGGGGCGTCGGCACCGGGAAGCCTCTCCGGTTCGAGCCCCGCCTTTTCCTGATCTCCGCTATCGCCGTCGACGCGCCTCACCTAGACTTGGGGACCGCCGCCGTTGACTTGAGCTCCCTGGTCAAAGAGTCCATCCAAAAGAACTTGGAGGGGCACCGCGTCCGGCAGTGGGACGTGGCCTTCCCACTCTCCGGGAAGGCTGCCGGCGGAGAGATGGCACTCAAGCTGGCATTTCAGATCATGGACGACGGAGGCATCGGCATCTACAAACAAACACAGTACTCGCCCAAATCAAACACCGGCATTGCGAGAGACCTCGAAGCAAGCAAAGGACCGATCTTTGATCAAAAAGAAGACCTCGACCTCCCCGAGTTTGAAGTCATCGACAAGGGAGTGGAGATAGCGGCGTCGGAGAATGACAACGCAAGGACCTCTAGCGTCTCGAGCGAGGTCGTGAAAGAGGTGGTGCATGACCGCGCTCAGAGAAGCAGAGCAAAGGAGCTTCATTTGATTGCAAAGGAGCTTCAAGAGCTCGAGATGCTGATAATGGCGGACGCTACGGAGACAACAAAGCCGATTAGATTGGACACAGAGGAGGAATTAGTCACGAGGGAGTTCCTCAAATTGCTCGAGATCGGAGATCATAAGGAGTCCCGGTATGACAAGCACAACGACCTTGCTAATCTCACTCCAATTTACCTCGTTCCAGATCTTGGAAAGAACTTGGGTTGCATAGTTCAGACGAGCGATGGAGGCTACTTGGCATCGATGAATGCTTTGAATACACCAGCGTCAAGAACAGAGACTCCGAAGCTTGCCATGCAAATTTCCAGAGAGTTGATCGTCGAAGACGAGAAGTCGACGAGTGGGTTTGAAGTGTTCCGCAGGGTAGCATCCGAAGAGATCTGCTCCAAACTGCTCTCCTTGGCAGCCATGGACGATTTGGTGGGCAAGACGGCAGAGCAGGTGGCGTTCGAGGGCATTGCATCCGCCATAATAACCGGCAGGAACAAGGAAGGAGCAAGCTCCAGCGCGGCCAGGTCGATCGCCATGGCGAAGAAGATGGCTACAGCGATGAacaaggggagaaaaggaagaacTAGTCTAAGTGAGGAAGCAGTGACCTTGGATGAAGTCCTATGCATTGCCCTGCAGAAGATAGAGGCCATGGCAGTGGAAGCGCTGAAAGTCCAGGCGGAGATAGCCGATGAAGAAGCTCCATTAGAAGCTCTGCCTCCCGCCGACACACTCAATTTGACCGTTAAACCCCATGATTGGTGCACAAACTGCAACAGAGCTACAATTCTAGTGGTGATTCAGCTGAGAGATTCAGTAAGGGGGTACGAAGCAGTAGGGGCTCCCTTCATAGCCACGGCGCAAGCAGCCCCTCTAACGGACCAGGGCGAAGCACTAGAGGAGAGGAGGTTCAAGCTAGAGAGCGTTCATGTGGGAGGTCTCAAGTTGGGGTCCGACAGCAAGATCAGGAGTGCATGGGACGGCGAGAAGCAGAGGTTGACGGCCATGCAATGGCTGATGGAGAATGGAGTGGGGAAGGCGGCTGGTGGAAGAAGAACAAGGAAGCAAGCGAAGAGGAGCCGAGATTTTGTGTGGAGCTTTTCTTCAAGATTCATGGATGGCATGTGGTTAAAGCACGTAAGAAACCCAAATTTAATTACTTGTTCCTAAGAAGGAAATTGTTGATGTAATGTGAGGAAACTGATATGTGTGTGCTAGTTATCAGTACGTGGAATTAGGGAAGACATGAGCAATTTGGATTATCTAATACTAAAATCTCTGGTACAAGAGCTGCATGACAAAGCTTCTCATTTCATTAGTAATGGAAAATTCCATGATCCCAACAACAATGTATCTTGTCTGCAAACAAGCAGCTAAAATATGACACAAGATTTAACATGGGGCAAAGGATACACAACAGTATTTAGCATCAGCCAGTCAAAATGAGCACCATAGAACCCTAGCATTTTGCTTTCCCTTACCTGATAAATATCCTGATTCCAAAGCTTGATTGTTGCGGTATTCATCTAGGAAAAGAGTTGGATGATAATTGATTtcggtttctttttctctttttgagTTAACAGGAGAATGAATGCTGTCAAACATAATGTGAGTTAAGGTTTCTTTTCCTTCTTGCTGAAAAAACCTGGTGGTATTCTGCAATCAGAAATGCATTTAGTGTGAGACAGCAAGTTTAGCAACAAAACAATTGAAAACAGTTTCTGCATCATAATCGAGTTGTAGCAAGAGACACGTATGAGACATAAAGGGAGGCATCACAATTAAGAGATATCTAGCATTGAAGAAAGCAATCAGAATTACAAAAAGTTTTTAAGGGATTTGAAGTTTACCTGCAACTTTGAGGTACACTCCATGAGAAATTGCTAGATATCCTTACATTAGGT from Zingiber officinale cultivar Zhangliang chromosome 4B, Zo_v1.1, whole genome shotgun sequence includes:
- the LOC121976611 gene encoding protein PLASTID MOVEMENT IMPAIRED 1-like; this encodes MADHDAEILRELETLNRSLSKTLSSRRAASLVLPRSSNTTSARGVYAGGPQIVGEASRYDLGSFSSRKESPSAWLALGRKTPHGVPGKGEEPTESSERRRGIWNWKPVRALAHFSMRRVVCLFSVEVVALRSLPDSADGLRLSVSVRKKETKDGSLQTMPARAAQGRAEFEETLFLRCHLYYAGGVGTGKPLRFEPRLFLISAIAVDAPHLDLGTAAVDLSSLVKESIQKNLEGHRVRQWDVAFPLSGKAAGGEMALKLAFQIMDDGGIGIYKQTQYSPKSNTGIARDLEASKGPIFDQKEDLDLPEFEVIDKGVEIAASENDNARTSSVSSEVVKEVVHDRAQRSRAKELHLIAKELQELEMLIMADATETTKPIRLDTEEELVTREFLKLLEIGDHKESRYDKHNDLANLTPIYLVPDLGKNLGCIVQTSDGGYLASMNALNTPASRTETPKLAMQISRELIVEDEKSTSGFEVFRRVASEEICSKLLSLAAMDDLVGKTAEQVAFEGIASAIITGRNKEGASSSAARSIAMAKKMATAMNKGRKGRTSLSEEAVTLDEVLCIALQKIEAMAVEALKVQAEIADEEAPLEALPPADTLNLTVKPHDWCTNCNRATILVVIQLRDSVRGYEAVGAPFIATAQAAPLTDQGEALEERRFKLESVHVGGLKLGSDSKIRSAWDGEKQRLTAMQWLMENGVGKAAGGRRTRKQAKRSRDFVWSFSSRFMDGMWLKHVRNPNLITCS